A window of Bacillota bacterium genomic DNA:
GCACAAGGCCGGGTTCTCCGACGCCTTTGCCTATCCCGGTTTTGTGCCGGCCTACATCCGGCCCATGTTCTGCGAGGGTCGCGGGCCGTTCCGCTGGGCGGCCCTGTCCGGGGATCCCGAGGACATCTACCGGACCGACGAGGTAATCCTGCGCGAATTCCCCGAAAACGAGACGCTGACCCGCTGGATTCGGCTGGCCAGGCAGAAGGTGCCTTTCCAGGGACTGCCCGCGCGCATCTGCTGGCTTGGCTACGGGGAGCGGCACCGTATTGGCTTGACATTCAACGAGATGGTCCGGACGGGGAAGCTGAAGGCTCCGGTGGTGATCGGGCGCGACCATCTGGATAGCGGGTCTGTGGCCTCCCCGTACCGGGAGAGTGAGGGCATGCTGGACGGCAGCGACGCCATTGCCGACTGGCCCATCCTCAATGCCCTGGTGAACACGGCCGCGGGAGCTCACTGGGTCAGCGTGCACCACGGGGGCGGGGTAGGCATCGGATATTCCATCCACGCCGGGATGGTAGTGGCGTGTGACGGGAGCGATGAGGCGGACCGGCGCCTCGAGCGGGTGCTGGTGACCGATCCGGGTACCGGGGTAGTGCGCCACGCCGACGCGGGTTACGAGGCAGCCATCCGCTGCGCCCGGGAGAAAGGGATCCGCATCCCCATGCTGGAGTAGTCCGGCGGGGGCGGGACACGGCGAAGCTGTGTAGAATGCGTCCCTACAACTTCACGGGATGGCGCCCGGGGCTCCGGTGGCGGGTTCTGCGCAAGCGCGGAGGGGTCCGGCCGGGTGCCCCCAGTGCTTTCGCTGGGTGGTGGGCCGTGGTCCCGCCGCAGCCGGTGATGAGGACTGCCTGGAAACCTGGGGTGTGAGGGGGGCAGTGCAGCAACGTGAAGACCGTGGTGCTGACCGGGTCGACCCTTACGGTGCTGGAAGTGGAGGGCGTAGCGCGTCGGGGTTGGAAGGTCAAGGTGGGGGAGGAGGCTGCCCGTCGGGTTAAGGCGGCGCGGGAAGAGGTGGAGCGTCTCGTCGCCGAGGGGCGGGTGGTGTATGGTGTCACCACCGGGTTCGGGCGGCTGGCGGACGTGGTGGTTTCGCCGGAGCAGGCTGCTGCGCTGCAGCGCAATCTGATTCGCAGTCATGCTGCTGGGGTAGGGGATCCGCTTCCCGAGGACGTGGTGCGGGCTGCGATGACGCTGCGGGCGAATGCGCTGCTGAAGGGTTACTCGGGGATTCGTCTGGAGGTTATCGAGACGCTGGTGCAGATGGTGAACCGGGGTGTGCACCCGGTGGTGCCGGAGAAGGGGTCGGTGGGTGCCAGTGGTGATCTGGCGCCGCTGGCCCATGTGGCGCTGGTGCTGATGGGGGAAGGGGAGGCCTTCTACCGCGGGGAGCGGTTGCCTGGGGGGGAGGCTCTGCGTCGGGCGGGGATTGAGCCTGTGGTGCTGGGGGCGAAGGAAGGTCTTGCCCTGATCAACGGCACTCAGGTGATGAGTGCGATGGGTTGTCTGCTGGCGAGCGAGGCTCGTCGGCTGGTGGGGACGGCTGATGTAGCTGCTGCGCTGAGTCTGGAGGCGCTGCGGGGGCAGATAGCGCCTTTTCATCCTCTGGTGCAGATGGCCCGTCCCCATCCGGGTCAGGAGGAGGTGGCCCGGAACATTCGGCGGCTTACGGAGGGCAGCACC
This region includes:
- the hutH gene encoding histidine ammonia-lyase — protein: MKTVVLTGSTLTVLEVEGVARRGWKVKVGEEAARRVKAAREEVERLVAEGRVVYGVTTGFGRLADVVVSPEQAAALQRNLIRSHAAGVGDPLPEDVVRAAMTLRANALLKGYSGIRLEVIETLVQMVNRGVHPVVPEKGSVGASGDLAPLAHVALVLMGEGEAFYRGERLPGGEALRRAGIEPVVLGAKEGLALINGTQVMSAMGCLLASEARRLVGTADVAAALSLEALRGQIAPFHPLVQMARPHPGQEEVARNIRRLTEGSTLLTGPGELRVQDGYSLRCVPQVHGACRDALAHLAEVVEREINSATDNPLVFPEEGLVISGGNFHGQPVAMALDYACIALAALGGISERRLERLLNPGHSGLPAFLTRSGGLCSGLMLVQYTAAALVSENKTLAHPASVDSIPTSAGQEDHVSMGPWAARKARRVLENVEWVLAAELLAAAQAVEFLGPRGLGAGTGPVWQLIRRHVPPLEEDRLPAPDLARLKEPVSAGDILRAAEEAVGPLA